One genomic window of Sulfurovum lithotrophicum includes the following:
- the nuoH gene encoding NADH-quinone oxidoreductase subunit NuoH: METTLVQNLPEVTAAGVIIKAIIILAVISAIAGFGTFIERKVLAFMQRRLGPMHVGPYGLLQLVADGIKLFTKEDIVPQNANSLIFKVAPSITAATAFIALAAVPVFPDFTIPEWIPVLGGVFVPSIAADLNIGILFVLGMMAAGLYGPLLAGMAQANKWGIIGAARTAIQFLSYEVVTGLSILAPIMLVGSLSFVDFNNAQAGGISHWLIWQQPVAFVLFLIAGFAETNRTPFDLLEHEAEVVSGYATEYSGMRWGMFFIGEYANMITISIIAAVVFLGGYSEVGIGWLTIILKVGFFFFLMLWVRAAWPHVRPDQLMWLCWKVLMPIAVINVVITGIVMMV, encoded by the coding sequence ATGGAAACAACACTCGTACAAAATTTACCGGAAGTGACGGCAGCCGGTGTCATCATCAAAGCCATCATTATTCTGGCAGTGATCTCGGCGATTGCCGGTTTCGGTACATTTATTGAAAGAAAGGTACTGGCATTCATGCAGAGAAGACTCGGGCCTATGCACGTAGGTCCCTACGGACTGCTTCAACTGGTGGCAGACGGTATCAAACTCTTTACCAAAGAAGATATCGTACCTCAGAACGCGAATAGCCTGATCTTCAAGGTAGCACCTTCGATCACTGCGGCAACCGCTTTCATCGCACTGGCGGCAGTACCGGTATTCCCGGACTTTACGATCCCTGAGTGGATACCGGTGCTCGGCGGTGTATTTGTGCCGTCCATTGCAGCAGACCTGAACATTGGTATTCTTTTTGTGCTCGGTATGATGGCGGCGGGGCTTTACGGTCCCCTGCTTGCCGGTATGGCACAGGCGAACAAATGGGGTATCATCGGTGCGGCAAGAACGGCGATTCAGTTTCTGAGTTATGAAGTTGTGACAGGTCTTTCGATTTTGGCACCGATCATGCTGGTCGGATCGCTTTCATTCGTTGATTTCAACAATGCCCAGGCAGGAGGTATCAGCCACTGGCTCATTTGGCAGCAGCCTGTAGCGTTCGTGCTTTTCCTTATTGCAGGATTTGCAGAAACGAACAGAACACCGTTCGACCTTCTGGAGCATGAAGCCGAAGTCGTTTCCGGATATGCAACGGAATATTCGGGAATGAGATGGGGTATGTTCTTCATCGGTGAATATGCCAACATGATCACGATCTCCATCATTGCGGCGGTCGTGTTCCTTGGCGGATACAGTGAAGTAGGTATCGGTTGGTTGACGATCATCCTGAAGGTAGGATTCTTCTTCTTCCTGATGCTATGGGTGAGAGCAGCATGGCCGCATGTCAGACCGGATCAGTTGATGTGGCTGTGTTGGAAAGTTTTGATGCCGATCGCCGTGATCAACGTAGTGATCACCGGTATCGTGATGATGGTGTAA
- the nuoI gene encoding NADH-quinone oxidoreductase subunit NuoI produces MGLEQFKNRNVGTQNYKMLDLGESPKTGMDKFKQVVNRTFKLELLVGLGVTMREMINALFRGQMHTVKYPFEKLPISPRYRAIHDMLRLLESGHYRCIGCGLCEKICISNCITMDTRYDENQRKEVSEYTINFGRCIFCGYCAEVCPELAIVHGPRYETASEQRASFSLFEDMLTPIDKLNLQQEYDGFGAVSPNADENIKKTPLAY; encoded by the coding sequence ATGGGTTTAGAACAATTTAAAAACAGAAACGTAGGTACGCAGAACTATAAAATGCTTGATCTTGGAGAAAGTCCAAAGACAGGCATGGATAAGTTCAAACAGGTTGTGAACAGGACCTTCAAGCTTGAGCTGCTTGTCGGTCTCGGTGTTACGATGCGTGAGATGATCAATGCCCTCTTTAGAGGACAGATGCATACGGTGAAATACCCGTTTGAAAAGCTGCCGATCTCTCCAAGATACAGAGCGATCCATGATATGCTCAGATTGCTTGAAAGCGGACATTACAGATGTATTGGATGTGGGCTCTGTGAAAAGATCTGTATCTCCAACTGTATCACAATGGATACGAGATATGATGAGAATCAGAGAAAAGAGGTCAGTGAATACACGATCAACTTCGGGCGCTGTATCTTCTGTGGGTATTGTGCAGAGGTGTGTCCGGAACTGGCGATCGTACACGGACCGAGATATGAGACTGCTTCAGAGCAGAGAGCGAGTTTCTCTCTCTTTGAAGATATGTTGACCCCGATCGATAAGCTCAACCTTCAGCAGGAATATGACGGATTTGGTGCCGTTTCGCCCAACGCTGATGAAAATATTAAAAAAACGCCACTTGCGTATTAG
- a CDS encoding NADH-quinone oxidoreductase subunit J, with protein sequence MYETIAFYLFSALTIGLFLITVMSKNVLYAMTSLAAGMVLISGFFFILGADFLGVVQLIVYVGAIMALYSFAMMFFDATKDIKEKNTNPALIFVLGGLSALALVLMFAAPIYNESIQALYPMHEGVGNAQDVGIVLFTKYLVPFEVAAVMLLVAMIAGIILAGKKMDQSLTKDTSVDDEILTQKDAK encoded by the coding sequence ATGTATGAAACAATAGCCTTTTACCTATTTTCGGCTTTAACAATAGGACTTTTCCTTATCACGGTTATGAGCAAGAACGTACTTTATGCCATGACATCGCTTGCGGCGGGGATGGTATTGATCTCGGGATTCTTCTTTATCCTTGGAGCGGATTTTCTTGGTGTGGTCCAGCTTATTGTCTATGTAGGAGCGATCATGGCACTTTATTCATTTGCGATGATGTTCTTTGATGCGACCAAAGATATCAAAGAAAAAAATACCAATCCTGCACTGATCTTTGTACTTGGCGGTTTGAGTGCATTGGCACTGGTGTTGATGTTCGCAGCACCTATCTATAATGAATCGATCCAGGCACTTTACCCGATGCATGAAGGTGTGGGTAATGCACAGGATGTCGGTATCGTACTTTTCACAAAGTACCTTGTACCGTTCGAGGTGGCAGCGGTCATGTTGCTTGTAGCCATGATAGCAGGGATCATCCTTGCCGGTAAAAAAATGGATCAGAGTCTCACTAAAGACACCAGTGTAGATGATGAAATCTTGACACAAAAGGATGCAAAATGA
- the nuoK gene encoding NADH-quinone oxidoreductase subunit NuoK, translating to MIGLSHYLIVSALIFSIGLMGVLRRRNLLMLFFATEVMLNAVNIAFAAISHYYNDLTGQMFAFFIIAIAASEVAVGLGILIVLYKRYGSLDLDDLASMKG from the coding sequence ATGATAGGTTTATCTCACTATCTTATCGTCTCAGCACTGATCTTCTCTATCGGGTTGATGGGTGTATTGAGAAGAAGGAATCTTTTAATGCTTTTCTTCGCAACTGAAGTAATGCTCAATGCGGTCAATATCGCATTTGCAGCGATCTCGCACTACTACAATGACCTGACAGGCCAAATGTTTGCATTCTTTATTATTGCGATTGCTGCAAGTGAAGTAGCTGTGGGCCTTGGTATCTTGATTGTACTGTACAAAAGATATGGCAGTCTCGATCTTGACGATCTTGCAAGTATGAAGGGGTAA
- the nuoL gene encoding NADH-quinone oxidoreductase subunit L encodes METLVYIALFAPFVSSMFAALFGMSPKQTFVGVVASLLLFTSFLASAILAFYVATTGMPVHVTMMDWISAGDLHIPFGFVVDQVSVTMMTVVTLVSTVVHIYSIGYMDHDKSFNRFFSYLSAFVFSMMILVMSDNFAGLFIGWEGVGVCSWLLIGFWYHKEDVSREENPSISPSWAANEAFIMNRIADLGMLIGLFIVYWNVGSLQYDVVFAALPDLSGSVLNAAAIALFIGAMGKSAQFPLHTWLTDAMEGPTPVSALIHAATMVTAGVFLVIRANPLFSMTPEVSYFIAALGTFVAIFAASMALVNRDLKRIIAFSTLSQLGYMFAAAGLGAYWIALFHLAAHAFFKALLFLGAGNVMHAMHDELDIFKMGGLKKTMKWTYIYMGVASLALAGIPFFAGFFSKDAIIETAFNEGTLFLWAVLVVTAGMTAFYSFRQVFLTFEGDERYKKYGIHPHEMYKFVLIAMSPLAILAVIAGFFMGGFEHFVTKLLPDYHMSEHTHHLALVLGLIVLVFAVGGIVLAYKKYYKGLVRDEKLENSFIYKLLANQYYIPNLYEAVITKPYAMLSEMMWKDVDMKIVDASVDGIAKFLYKSGDSSRKMQTGNLSNYLNWMAVGAVLLLVVAVISAMFV; translated from the coding sequence ATGGAAACTTTAGTATATATAGCATTGTTTGCTCCGTTTGTAAGTTCAATGTTCGCTGCGCTCTTCGGAATGAGCCCGAAACAGACCTTTGTCGGTGTTGTGGCATCACTGCTGCTCTTTACCTCATTCCTGGCCTCTGCCATATTGGCATTTTATGTGGCAACGACAGGCATGCCAGTACATGTTACGATGATGGACTGGATCTCCGCGGGTGACCTGCATATCCCGTTCGGCTTCGTGGTTGACCAAGTCTCCGTGACCATGATGACGGTTGTTACACTGGTATCAACGGTCGTTCATATCTACTCTATTGGGTATATGGACCATGACAAAAGTTTCAACAGATTCTTCTCATACCTGTCAGCATTCGTTTTCTCCATGATGATTCTTGTCATGTCAGACAACTTTGCCGGACTCTTTATCGGATGGGAAGGTGTGGGCGTCTGTTCATGGTTGCTGATCGGTTTCTGGTACCATAAAGAAGACGTTTCCAGAGAAGAGAACCCTTCTATCTCCCCATCATGGGCAGCAAATGAAGCGTTCATCATGAACCGTATCGCCGACCTTGGTATGTTGATAGGGCTCTTCATCGTTTATTGGAATGTAGGCAGCCTGCAGTATGATGTCGTATTTGCAGCACTTCCTGATCTGAGCGGTTCGGTACTGAACGCGGCAGCGATCGCACTCTTTATCGGTGCAATGGGTAAATCGGCACAGTTTCCGCTCCACACCTGGTTAACAGATGCGATGGAAGGTCCTACGCCGGTCTCTGCACTGATCCACGCAGCAACCATGGTAACGGCCGGTGTTTTCCTTGTGATCAGAGCGAACCCGCTCTTTTCCATGACGCCGGAAGTAAGTTATTTTATCGCGGCATTGGGTACTTTCGTCGCGATCTTCGCAGCTTCTATGGCATTGGTCAACAGAGACTTGAAGCGAATTATCGCCTTCTCCACGCTTTCACAGCTTGGCTATATGTTCGCAGCGGCAGGCCTCGGTGCATATTGGATCGCACTGTTCCACCTTGCAGCACACGCCTTCTTCAAAGCCCTGCTCTTCCTGGGGGCAGGTAACGTTATGCACGCGATGCATGACGAACTGGACATCTTCAAGATGGGTGGATTGAAAAAGACGATGAAGTGGACTTATATCTATATGGGTGTCGCTTCATTGGCATTGGCGGGTATCCCGTTCTTTGCAGGTTTCTTCTCCAAAGATGCCATTATCGAAACGGCATTTAATGAGGGGACACTCTTTTTGTGGGCTGTCCTTGTCGTCACAGCGGGTATGACAGCCTTCTATAGCTTTAGACAGGTCTTCCTGACTTTTGAGGGTGATGAGAGATATAAGAAATACGGAATTCATCCGCATGAAATGTACAAATTTGTACTGATCGCAATGTCTCCGTTGGCTATTCTTGCGGTGATCGCAGGTTTCTTTATGGGAGGTTTCGAACACTTCGTGACCAAACTGCTGCCTGACTATCATATGAGTGAGCATACGCATCACCTGGCACTGGTCCTTGGATTGATCGTTCTTGTCTTTGCCGTAGGCGGTATCGTACTGGCGTATAAGAAATATTACAAAGGACTTGTAAGAGATGAGAAGCTTGAGAACAGCTTCATCTACAAACTGCTTGCCAACCAGTACTATATTCCGAACCTCTACGAAGCAGTCATTACAAAACCGTATGCAATGCTTTCGGAAATGATGTGGAAAGATGTGGATATGAAGATAGTGGATGCCAGCGTTGACGGTATTGCCAAGTTCCTTTATAAGAGTGGTGACAGTTCAAGAAAGATGCAGACTGGTAACCTTTCGAACTATCTGAATTGGATGGCTGTCGGTGCTGTGTTACTCTTGGTAGTCGCAGTTATTTCAGCGATGTTTGTGTAA
- a CDS encoding NADH-quinone oxidoreductase subunit M, whose translation MENILSILVFFPAIAGLLGFVVDKDSARAYGITVAAIEFLLSVWLWFSFDTANAGMQFVELIPIIPDFGISYYLGVDGISLFIILMATLMTLIGMMSMSITENIKNMIITLLFLEMTMVGVFVALDAIIFYLFWELSLVPMLYIIGAWGGPLRVYAAVKFFLYTFTGSLIMLVGMLFVAYVYHNLTGVWSFAITDWYALVLPVNYQLWLFAAFFVGFAIKVPMFPFHTWLPYAHGQAPTIGSVILAAVLLKMGTYGFVRFSLPMFPDASVLSIMPIAALSIIMIIYTAMVAYAQKDMKQVIAYSSVSHMGIIMLGIFAMNAEGISGSVFQMLSHGIVSGALFMLVGVIYDRRHTKLMSEFGGLASVMPKYAVIFGIMLMASVGLPLTIGFVGEFLVLLGFYQVSPVLTVLAGTSIIIGAIYMLSVYKSSFFGPVTNEENKSLKDLNSKETWSLVPLVLIVVWLGVYPKPILAPIDNSVKAMLTFMDEKAITQEAKDMIKVPESTNGREVK comes from the coding sequence ATGGAAAATATTTTAAGTATATTGGTGTTTTTTCCTGCGATCGCTGGATTGTTGGGATTTGTTGTAGATAAGGACAGTGCGAGAGCGTACGGTATCACCGTAGCAGCTATCGAGTTCCTTCTCTCTGTTTGGCTGTGGTTCAGCTTCGATACGGCGAATGCTGGGATGCAGTTCGTTGAGCTGATCCCTATTATTCCTGATTTCGGTATCTCTTACTATCTTGGAGTGGATGGTATCTCTCTCTTCATTATCCTGATGGCAACATTGATGACGCTGATCGGTATGATGAGTATGAGTATCACGGAGAATATCAAAAATATGATCATCACACTCCTTTTCCTTGAGATGACAATGGTCGGTGTATTCGTTGCACTCGATGCGATCATATTCTACCTCTTCTGGGAGCTGTCACTTGTACCGATGCTTTATATCATCGGTGCCTGGGGTGGGCCTCTCAGAGTCTATGCGGCGGTGAAGTTCTTCCTCTACACCTTCACGGGGTCACTGATCATGCTGGTAGGTATGCTTTTCGTAGCGTACGTGTACCATAACCTGACAGGGGTATGGAGCTTTGCGATCACTGACTGGTACGCATTGGTACTTCCGGTCAATTACCAACTTTGGCTCTTTGCAGCCTTCTTCGTCGGTTTTGCGATTAAAGTACCGATGTTCCCGTTCCACACCTGGTTGCCGTATGCGCATGGTCAAGCGCCGACCATCGGTTCTGTCATCCTTGCAGCAGTACTTTTGAAGATGGGTACCTACGGTTTTGTGAGGTTCTCACTTCCAATGTTCCCTGATGCATCTGTACTTTCGATCATGCCTATCGCAGCACTTTCTATTATCATGATCATATATACAGCGATGGTGGCATATGCACAGAAAGATATGAAACAGGTCATTGCATACTCATCTGTTTCACACATGGGTATTATCATGCTCGGTATATTTGCGATGAACGCAGAAGGTATCAGCGGTTCTGTGTTCCAGATGCTCTCACACGGTATCGTGTCGGGTGCACTGTTCATGCTTGTAGGTGTGATCTATGACAGAAGACATACAAAGCTGATGAGCGAATTTGGCGGCTTGGCATCTGTGATGCCAAAGTATGCCGTGATCTTCGGGATCATGCTGATGGCTTCTGTTGGATTGCCGTTGACGATCGGATTCGTCGGTGAATTCCTTGTTCTTCTCGGTTTCTATCAGGTTTCACCTGTGCTGACAGTATTGGCAGGGACATCCATCATCATCGGTGCGATCTACATGCTCTCAGTCTATAAAAGCAGTTTTTTCGGTCCGGTGACCAACGAAGAGAACAAATCACTGAAAGACCTTAACAGTAAAGAGACATGGTCACTGGTACCATTGGTACTGATCGTAGTATGGCTGGGTGTCTATCCCAAACCGATACTTGCACCGATCGACAATTCTGTCAAAGCGATGTTGACGTTCATGGATGAAAAAGCGATAACGCAGGAGGCAAAAGATATGATCAAAGTGCCTGAATCAACTAATGGAAGGGAGGTTAAGTAA
- the nuoN gene encoding NADH-quinone oxidoreductase subunit NuoN, whose protein sequence is MLQPINVSMESLNLITLAPMLIAIAGGLIILILDLINKNLHKSLYVMLTILILVIDFGATLGLNVNVRGFFDVMLIDGVSIVSQLLIIVASIIFTPLALTSKRFHEYSYPEFFALFLFMVAGFQFMVASDNLILIFVGLETASLSLYTLIALHNRSNSYEAAVKYFTMGALAAAFFAMGSAVIYALTGSIELYRVAEVLAVRMGETGLMIAIFGSSVLLLVAFAFKLSLFPFHTWAPDVYEGASAPLAGYMSVVPKVAAFVVSIRIFGMYIDLGVEWVRVVILVLAVLTMTLSNLMALVQEDVKRMLAYSSISHAGFIIAALALDTTEGTTAIFFYYGLFMFTNLGAFTMLWMSRHKSRRFNARFDHPYEKFAGFIKIMPMGAVIMAIFMLSLAGVPPFSIFWGKIYVMQAAVNSGYVWLAIVMGLNSAIAAYYYLKLVVYMFLKDPVKDVDTVYYNLSKPLMVVVGFAAVATIAAIFYVQPLVSYIYYMISASGY, encoded by the coding sequence ATGTTACAGCCTATTAATGTAAGTATGGAAAGTCTTAATCTCATTACGCTTGCACCTATGCTCATCGCGATTGCCGGCGGTTTGATCATTTTGATACTTGACCTTATCAACAAGAACCTTCACAAGTCACTGTATGTGATGTTGACCATATTGATCCTGGTGATCGATTTTGGTGCAACACTCGGCCTCAATGTCAATGTACGCGGTTTCTTCGATGTGATGCTGATAGATGGGGTCTCCATCGTTTCCCAGCTTTTGATTATCGTAGCTTCGATCATCTTCACACCATTGGCACTGACCTCGAAGCGTTTCCACGAGTACTCCTATCCGGAGTTCTTTGCACTCTTCCTCTTTATGGTTGCAGGATTCCAGTTCATGGTGGCAAGTGACAACCTGATTCTGATTTTCGTAGGTCTTGAAACGGCATCCCTTTCACTTTATACGCTTATTGCACTGCATAACAGAAGCAACTCCTATGAAGCGGCCGTGAAGTACTTTACCATGGGTGCCTTGGCTGCAGCCTTCTTTGCTATGGGTTCAGCTGTGATCTATGCTTTGACAGGATCGATCGAACTTTACAGAGTAGCAGAAGTACTTGCAGTACGTATGGGTGAGACCGGTCTGATGATCGCGATCTTTGGATCTTCCGTCCTCCTTTTGGTCGCGTTTGCCTTCAAACTCTCTCTCTTCCCGTTCCATACATGGGCACCGGATGTCTATGAGGGCGCCTCTGCTCCATTGGCAGGATATATGTCCGTAGTACCAAAAGTAGCGGCATTTGTCGTCTCTATAAGAATTTTCGGTATGTATATCGATCTGGGTGTCGAGTGGGTCAGAGTGGTCATTCTGGTACTTGCAGTCCTTACCATGACACTGTCGAACCTAATGGCCCTGGTACAGGAAGATGTTAAGCGTATGCTTGCATACTCATCCATCTCCCATGCCGGTTTCATTATCGCGGCATTGGCACTTGACACGACAGAGGGTACGACAGCGATATTCTTCTACTACGGACTCTTTATGTTCACCAACCTTGGGGCATTTACGATGCTTTGGATGTCACGTCACAAGAGCAGAAGATTCAATGCCAGATTTGATCATCCCTACGAGAAATTTGCAGGATTCATCAAGATCATGCCGATGGGTGCAGTGATCATGGCGATCTTCATGCTTTCATTGGCAGGTGTACCGCCATTCTCTATATTCTGGGGTAAGATCTATGTCATGCAGGCAGCGGTCAACTCCGGGTATGTCTGGCTGGCAATCGTGATGGGTCTGAACTCGGCTATTGCAGCATACTATTACCTGAAACTTGTGGTTTATATGTTCCTCAAAGATCCGGTAAAAGATGTCGATACAGTCTACTATAACCTTTCCAAGCCATTGATGGTGGTAGTAGGGTTTGCGGCAGTAGCTACAATTGCAGCAATCTTCTATGTCCAACCGCTTGTATCCTATATCTATTATATGATATCTGCGTCCGGATATTAA
- the miaA gene encoding tRNA (adenosine(37)-N6)-dimethylallyltransferase MiaA, translating into MNHTIRQLALIGPTASGKTALAIKAAQVLDAYILSIDSLSIYKEINIVSAKPTIAERQGVKHYGIDFIAPNEDFDVTTFIRLYEDVHARAMADNKNLVIVGGTSFYLKMLMEGISKLPKISEETKRRTTEAIKDLPKSYEWLSTLDLDYMQKISSRDPYRIEKALDIYFETGMTPTEYFKTFPPKPTIQSELPIYQIETDRELLRKRIALRTQIMLEDGLIDEICMLEEKYTRAPNCMKAIGIKETLAYLDGIYDREMLKEKITVNTARLAKRQTTFNNSQFDNVIKGSVLELEEKLL; encoded by the coding sequence ATGAATCATACTATCAGGCAACTTGCCCTTATCGGTCCTACAGCTTCAGGAAAGACCGCACTTGCCATCAAAGCAGCACAGGTTCTTGATGCCTACATTCTTTCCATCGACTCACTTTCAATATACAAAGAGATAAATATCGTCTCGGCCAAACCCACGATAGCGGAACGGCAGGGTGTCAAGCACTATGGCATTGACTTCATTGCACCAAATGAAGATTTTGATGTAACCACTTTCATTCGACTCTACGAAGATGTCCATGCCAGAGCAATGGCTGACAACAAGAACCTTGTGATCGTTGGAGGAACGAGTTTCTATCTCAAGATGCTTATGGAGGGTATCAGCAAACTTCCAAAGATATCGGAAGAGACAAAAAGAAGAACAACCGAAGCCATCAAAGATCTCCCAAAGAGTTATGAATGGCTCTCTACTCTTGACCTTGACTATATGCAGAAGATCTCATCAAGAGATCCTTACCGTATTGAAAAAGCACTGGATATCTATTTCGAAACAGGAATGACCCCTACAGAGTACTTCAAAACGTTCCCACCCAAACCTACCATACAGTCAGAACTACCCATATATCAGATCGAGACAGACAGGGAATTACTCAGAAAACGTATCGCACTGCGTACCCAAATAATGCTGGAAGACGGACTGATCGATGAGATATGTATGCTGGAAGAGAAATACACAAGAGCACCCAACTGTATGAAAGCCATTGGTATCAAGGAAACGCTTGCCTATCTGGACGGTATCTACGACAGAGAAATGCTCAAAGAGAAGATCACTGTCAATACAGCCCGACTGGCCAAACGTCAGACGACATTTAATAATTCTCAGTTCGATAATGTAATAAAAGGAAGTGTTTTGGAGTTGGAGGAAAAGTTATTGTAA
- a CDS encoding CDP-alcohol phosphatidyltransferase family protein has product MDLFDKHNRFNIANIVTYLNVSLGVIAIYFIVKEDFFTAIILAWIAGACDIIDGKLARKYELSTEFGIQLDSFADFISFVVMPPFLLFYSLKGSFTSGWEELIVGLVFIAYIILGLRRLVEFNLKVDAGEVAKYFEGVPTPLGAILLWVLYLLFSYHIVPSVFIITLLVVGIAWSLNSQLKIPHP; this is encoded by the coding sequence ATGGATCTGTTCGATAAGCATAATCGTTTTAATATCGCCAATATAGTGACTTATTTGAATGTTTCACTGGGCGTTATTGCCATTTATTTCATTGTCAAGGAAGATTTTTTCACAGCGATCATCCTGGCATGGATCGCAGGGGCCTGCGATATCATCGATGGTAAGCTGGCGCGCAAATATGAGCTCTCGACCGAATTCGGAATACAATTGGACAGCTTTGCCGATTTTATCTCTTTTGTCGTCATGCCGCCGTTCCTGCTGTTCTATTCATTGAAGGGCAGTTTTACGAGCGGATGGGAAGAACTGATCGTTGGGCTGGTTTTCATTGCCTATATTATTCTGGGGCTGCGCAGACTGGTAGAATTCAACCTGAAAGTGGATGCAGGTGAAGTAGCAAAGTATTTTGAAGGTGTGCCGACACCGCTTGGTGCCATACTGCTCTGGGTACTCTATCTGCTATTCAGTTACCATATCGTACCCAGTGTTTTCATAATTACCCTGCTGGTCGTGGGGATCGCCTGGTCACTGAACAGCCAGTTGAAAATACCACACCCATGA
- the mqnP gene encoding menaquinone biosynthesis prenyltransferase MqnP has translation MKSEELKRNVFFEKLNDFSELVMLKHSVFSLPFIFIAMLVASYLDSGSGWFGWKLLFLGTVAAVSARNFAMGVNRYLDRDIDILNPRTKNRPSVDGRVSTGQMLLFIVINALIFIGVAYLINALAFELSVPILMVLGAYTVFKRFSALAHLILGVSLGLAPIAGVVAVSGEITLWSVYLAVGVMFWVAGFDLLYSLQDMAFDKANDLHSIPSKLGAEKTMLIARVFHILAVFFWALFIVNANLGIWAGTAVLFAAVMLTYEHYLVNKDFTKIDRAFFTVNGYLGFVFLFFIILEVI, from the coding sequence ATGAAGAGTGAAGAGTTGAAAAGAAATGTTTTTTTTGAAAAACTGAATGATTTTTCCGAACTGGTGATGCTCAAGCACTCCGTGTTCTCACTACCGTTCATCTTTATTGCCATGCTGGTCGCCTCCTATCTGGACAGCGGGTCGGGATGGTTCGGCTGGAAACTGTTGTTTCTCGGAACAGTGGCAGCGGTGAGTGCCCGTAACTTTGCTATGGGTGTCAACCGCTATCTTGACAGAGATATTGACATACTCAATCCAAGGACAAAGAACAGACCTTCGGTTGACGGCCGGGTTTCCACCGGGCAGATGCTGCTTTTCATTGTTATCAATGCCTTGATTTTTATCGGCGTTGCCTATCTCATCAATGCACTTGCTTTCGAACTCTCTGTACCGATTCTGATGGTACTGGGAGCCTATACCGTCTTTAAACGTTTCTCTGCACTGGCACATCTCATACTCGGTGTGAGCCTCGGCCTGGCACCCATCGCAGGTGTGGTGGCCGTCTCCGGGGAGATCACGCTTTGGTCGGTCTATCTCGCGGTTGGTGTGATGTTCTGGGTAGCAGGTTTCGATCTGCTCTATTCTCTGCAGGATATGGCATTCGACAAAGCCAACGATCTGCACTCTATTCCTTCAAAGTTGGGGGCAGAGAAAACAATGCTGATCGCCAGAGTATTTCATATACTGGCCGTCTTTTTCTGGGCTCTGTTCATCGTGAATGCGAATCTGGGTATCTGGGCAGGGACAGCGGTACTGTTCGCTGCGGTCATGTTGACATATGAGCACTATCTTGTCAACAAAGACTTTACAAAGATCGACAGGGCTTTTTTTACCGTGAACGGGTATCTGGGGTTTGTCTTTCTGTTTTTTATCATCCTGGAGGTAATATAA
- a CDS encoding sigma-70 family RNA polymerase sigma factor — translation MGTMEIGIIAALVLIVFYLLTVNSKLKKEKKVLQEILEVKDTTIQNLQASRVAVKDVIENLSAHDEVMALLAEGKSREEIADELGIPISKIELIIKFDKIKKDHAV, via the coding sequence ATGGGTACTATGGAAATAGGGATCATTGCTGCACTGGTTTTGATCGTATTCTATCTTTTGACTGTGAACAGCAAATTGAAGAAAGAGAAAAAGGTGCTGCAGGAGATTCTGGAAGTCAAAGATACGACGATACAGAATCTTCAGGCTTCACGTGTAGCAGTCAAGGATGTCATCGAGAACCTTTCGGCGCATGACGAAGTAATGGCTCTTTTGGCAGAGGGGAAGAGCAGGGAAGAGATTGCTGATGAACTCGGTATCCCTATCAGCAAGATAGAGCTCATCATCAAATTCGACAAGATCAAAAAAGACCATGCCGTCTAA